In Scleropages formosus chromosome 6, fSclFor1.1, whole genome shotgun sequence, the genomic stretch CATTTGTTTCCACTTAAATTTTTATCACTGCAGGAATGTCAGTGAGATGATCATGCTTGTTAAAGGTTTTCCTCTGAATTGTGAAAGTGTAAAACATTGGCTGTGTCTTTGTTATGCTAATCAgttaacagctttttttttttaaatagttgtgTACTTATATATGTTAAATCTAATCACAATCACATCCAATTTCTGTAAACCCTACGTTGCAAATTTTATCATCTTgagagaaaataagagaaattcATAGCAGAGAGAGAAGGGTTAGGGATATAGACTAGAATAACACACTGGACAAACTGTCACAATGTGCCATTTGTTATGCACTTCTAAGAGATGTGCATACACTTGTTGCCAGGCTTGTGAATTTGCACCATATTCCATTCCAGATCAATCTCAGATGTCTAGGGATATGGCCAATCTGCTCTCAACAGCATGGCTATACATAGGCTGCAGTGGCCCAGTAGGGCACTGACTGGTTCTTGAGATGTAGATATGCTTGCATTTAATTATAGGAAGGGTGAAGTGAAGAAATGCAATGAAACATGAGGTAATGTGCGTTCTGTCCCCTGCTAGCATTGCATTACCATGCTTTTGCATAATAATCTTCTAAAACCACACACGTGCACGCGCACACCAtctgtaactgcttgtcccaagcagggtcacagtgaactggtgcctaacctggcaacaggggcacaaggctggagggggaggggacgcacccaggatgggatgccagtgtgtcgcaaggcacaccaagcaggactcaaaccccagacccaccagagagtgggacctggtcaagcccttCTAAAACCAGTGTGATTATAATTTTATCTATTTGGTTAAATTGCAGGTAGTACAGTGTAGCTGCCCTGTACTTGTAATCTGAAGTCTGCTGGTTCTTGCCCCACGTCTGTTGTAGTATCTGGCATTATCGTACCCCAGGTAAAAATGTCCAGCTATAAAAATAGGCCTCACACTGCAGTTTGTATGAAAGCATTAACTAAGTAATAGGTTTGATAGTAGTAATTACATTGTTGTACAGTGCAGAAGTACTTTTTCTTAGATAATTTGCTGTTGGTTTTGGTTGTGTAACAACGTACAGACTTGATTTATCAGTGTTTTCCAGTCTGCTTCTTTAAAGGGtcacatttgaaatgtttgttttagatATTCAACAGGCTAAGGCACCGAATATTGAATTTAGTGGTGGTGTGAATGTGAGGTAATGCAATGTAAGGGATTTGATGGATAATGTTATATACAAAACAGCAGTCGTTTTCAGCTTTtggtgaaaatattttctgtctAATGCTTCCTGACTTGAGTAGCAATTTTTGCCCCCCAAATTTCCTAATTTGACTGTTGTGCTGCCATGGATAAACGGCAGGGTAAAACCCGTCACTGAATAACAGCAGGTTTTGGAAACAATGACAGTAATGTTTGAGGGAATGGAAGCAGGGCACAGCATGTTGTGTATTCAGAGTGACTCATCTTTGCCATGATGGTCATACGAAAACAACATCCCCTTTGAAACTGTTAGGTTTATGGGTTAGCGGTAATAATATCCTGTACTCCTCATTTTCCCCTGGAACTCTTGTCCTTGCGCCCTGCCTACTCCTTTGCTGCTGAACAAACATTGAGGTTTATCATGTACCTTGTTTCTTCGGTCATTAACAGTTTATGGATTGACATCTTGGTTCACTTAAGCAGATTATATTGGTTGACAGTgggatttttccatttcatgcaAATTTAAAACCTGGCACAAGCTGGTTCTGGGTGACCCAAACATTTGGATTATTTGGGATTTAATAACTAGCTAATGGtcatcccccccctcccctaaCAAACTAAACTGGTTAATGCTTCTGTAGCAAAACAGTAGggcaatagtgtgtgtgtgtgtgtgtgtgtgtgtgtgtgtgtgtgtgtgtgtgtcccgttTGGTCATTATACTAGTGACCTTTGAAAACTTGTTCCTGACATGCAAGTAGCCCTGTAATGACTGTGCTGAATCATTGGTGTGATTTGTGTTCAGTGTCTTCTATATGCCAGTTTTTTTccaaggtgcttttttttttttttccttctctctttgCATGGTTGTATTAATGACTTATGAACATAATGGAGAAACACTTCattgcaaatacaaaaatacatggAACTTCAGTTAAATTTgcaagtaattttactgggctGTAGTTTATTACATTGCAGACTTATTCGGTATTTgtcttttaatgtaaaatgcttgttaaatttgtttaatttttgtgtctTACCACTAAGGTCAAATCAACTTTGATACCTTTGAGTATCATTTGTCGTAAATTCTGTGTTAAAGTGCCATTGGTGGATTCAGGTAAATACCTTTATGAATTCAGTGCCTTCTCAATAACATGTGTGGCTTGCCAGTTAATACTAAGATGTTTTTGTGCTGCAAACAAGTCCAAGAATTTGGTCGTAGAACGTTCAAAGGCCATACAGCCCAGAAAGGTGAAGTAGCTTAATCATAAGTCCTGTAACAATGGCTCTTTCACTACTGGGGAAAGTTTTACAGGACTTGGTGAAGCATTTAACGTGATTCCTTTGTCATATTGCAGGTGATAGACTTTGGTGTTTCTCAGCTGTTTTATGTGGTTAAGAGTTAAAGTAACTCTGgatgtgaggttttttttttgttttttttttttttttttttttttgatgctgttTTCCTTTAGAAAGTTAGAGATCTACTTGTAAATTGATTCAAAGAATTTCTCGTACTTCAAATCTAAAATGCTCCTCATTTAAGAATAAGTCATTGAGGTGGTTTCATTATTCCCAATCATGCAAGTAAAAATGTCATGCCAGTgactgtttttggttttttcctctttgaatGTTTTTCTCCCCCCATAGTTGGACAGCATGAATTGACAAAGCACCAAGTGGCAGTAAAAATCCTGAACCGACAGAAGATTCGCAGCCTGGATGTTGTGGGAAAGATCCGCAGAGAAATTCAGAATCTCAAGCTCTTCAGACATCCACATATAATTAAGCTGTAAGCCAGAAATCACCCTGTTGAGAAAGACTTACCATGCATTAGTTCACTGTTTTTCATGCTGgtattagttttttttcccccctcccttctcttttttttttttttttttttttttttttttttttttttttttttttgttgcgaGTCTGTTAATTTCCACATCACTGAAATGCCTCATAGTAATGAGACAGTATATAAGGGTACAACTTTATTTTCTGAATTCCTTGTAAATCTACCAGTTCTGCCTTTTAAGTAtcacttagttttttttttttttatttctctgctcCCCCCTGGGATGTTCCCCACTATAATGCCCTTGCAGTTTAGTTACAACTCGCttctttttaaacactttaaaaagaGATGAATATAATCTAATCAAGAGTTCTGCACTATAGAATAGACTGTCCTGTGTTTCCTTATAAGGAAAAATGTAGCCTTTTTTGTAATGATGTACCATTTATGGCTTGATGGTTTGGCTCCTTTTAGGTCCTGACCTTAAactcagtatttttaaatttgttgatGGGTAAATTGTAGTATTGCCTGTAAATGGAGTGAGCAAAGCGATaggattgttttattttttaccccAGGTACCAGGTTATCAGCACCCCGACAGATATTTTCATGGTGATGGAATATGTCTCTGGTGGCGAGTTGTTTGACTACATTTGCAAAAATGGCAAGGTAAGGTATTCAGGCTCACAATTTCAAAACTGGCTGCTGGTTTTCTTTAAGgatttaaattttgaatttactCTGAAATGTCTAAGCTTTGTTCCAATGTCTAATTTCATTATATAACACAAACTTATTAGTGAGGCATTTTGGTACTTCCAGTATGCAGCATTTGTCTTGTGGAATTTCCTTTCCAACTCAACATGTCTTATTTGTAATTGTTACATTTGCTGACACAAGTTTTAGTAGTTTAACACAACCATACTGTAGTTTTGTGTGTTACTTGAGTGTGCTTCAACTATTCAAGTAATGTGGTTTCTGCTACCTTCCCCTCCCTTTACCCCTCCTCAGCTGGATGAGAAGGAAAGCCGGCGCCTCTTCCAGCAGATAATCTCTGCTGTGGACTACTGCCACAGACATATGGTGGTACACAGGGACCTGAAGCCTGAGAATGTACTGCTGGATGCTCAGATGAATGCCAAAATTGCTGACTTTGGTCAGTATAATGATTCCAAAATGAGCTAGAGGAAAAGATCTCAAGGATCTACTTCTCAATTTTACCTGTGATTCAGAGCAGGGAAAATACTTGAGTGTCCGTTATTTGACCATATCTCAGAGGCCCTCTGAGTAAAGCACTGGTCTGGTTACGCCCTTCCTCCTGGGGGCCTAATACAATAATGGGAATTTAAGAGCATATTTACCAAATGGCAGCGTTCAATCTGTGTAGGCATACAGCATGACTGGTCATATCAGAGGAGgcaaaacagatgttttattcataGGTTAGCATTTGACTTTTAAACCTTTAAACTATTTGTTCAGTATTTCTCTCCTGTGGCTTTATTAAAACTGCTGTTTAGTTGGCATATTAACATGATGCATGTGGAGGATGGATTTcattacgggggggggggggagcagtgcAGTATCTGTGTATTTGAAATGAGAAAAGGGGATTCTTCCACAGGGCTTTGGCAGTGTTACCTCTGTGAATTTATGTGGCTTCTGGAGCTATTATTTTGCATATGTCTGTGGAGTCAGTTGCTCAGTGTTTCCAGTGTCATGACTAGCAGAATCTGCTTTCCACCTTTTTTCCGTGTGCCATTCTGAGTGGCCACCCTTGAGTGATCACACAGTAACAGCTATAGATGCTGTTGTGTGATTACTGTCTTTTGTTGCAAAGCTTATGTCATTGTTAAAATTCCTCCCTCCCCTTATgcactttcactttttttctgctcttctttttGGTCTTGCAGGTTTATCAAATATGATGTCAGATGGAGAGTTTTTGCGAACAAGTTGTGGTTCACCAAACTATGCTGCTCCTGAAGTGATTTCTGGAAGGTAGTTCCTTTTGTGCAGTTGTTACAACTGTCATTTAAGTTTAGTAATTTTTCTTGAGGCATTGAaaattcttttctctttttcgaCATTTTTCACTAGCCTACCCACTTACTAGGACTGCATACCTTTCAGTGTAACAGTTCTGTTTCATTACTTTGTGGCTGAGctacataatttttaaatgacatttgcaTGATATTTTGTCAcgcaaatgtaaaatttatttctgtatgCAGGTTGTATGCTGGTCCGGAGGTTGACATATGGAGCAGTGGAGTAATTCTGTATGCCTTGCTCTGTGGTACTCTGCCATTTGACGATGACCATGTGCCAACATTATTCAAGAAGATCTGCGATGGGATCTTCTTTACACCACAATACTTGAACCCCTCTGTGATCAACCTGCTGAAGCACATGTTGCAGGTTGACCCCATGAAGAGAGCAACCATCAAGGAAATCAGGTCTGTTGTGTTGAACTGTAAGAAACATCTGATTGATAGAACACAGCACATATACAAAGATTATTTCTAGTTGAGCAATTGGTGTTACTTTCATTCTATTTTGtgatctttttaattttttttattaattgtaatcTTGTGTAGTTCCAGACAATCTGTTTGGACTGTCATTAGTGTAtaattcactcttttttttggaaatgacaatgtgtaaatgtgtccaCAGAGAGGATGAATGGTTCAAGCAAGACCTGCCCAAGTACTTGTTTCCAGAAGATCCGTCCTATAGCAACACCGTGATTGATGATGAAGCATTGAAGGAGGTTTGTGAAAAGTTTGAATGTACTGAGGAGGAGGTTCTGACCTGTCTGTATAACCGGAACCACCAGGACCCACTGGCAGTGGCCTACCACCTCATCATAGACAATCGGCGCATCATGAGCGAAGCCAAGGACTTTTATCTAGCCAGCAGCCCGCCTGAATCCTTCCTGGATGACCACCAGCTGGCAGCCACCAAACCCCATCCAGAACGCGTACCGTTTCTCGTGGCTGAGGTGCCCCCTAGACCAAGGCATACCCTGGATGAGTTAAACCCCCAGAAGTCAAAGCATCAAGGGGTTCGCAGGGCTAAGTGGCACCTGGGCATCCGCAGTCAGAGCCGGCCCAACGACATCATGTCGGAGGTGTGCCGGGCCATGAAGCAACTGGATTATGAGTGGAAGGTGAGGGCACACTGTTTCTTTAACTACAATACAAACTGATTATTTAATCGGCAGAATTTATCAAAGTATTCATCTGCAGCAACAGGAAACTGATTTTAACCCACTGCATGAATGAGTCAGCTAAAACAAGGGTTTACAGCCATAAGTCAATTCAAGGCGagtttcttgctcaagggtaccacagcaggaggcaggattcaaaccagcaacctcaTTCAAGTGTCAGTGACCATGACCTACTGCTACATTCATAAACCAACAACTACAAACATGCAAGTGTAAGATATCATTCAGTAGAACTTACTTCTCAAGTTGGATCACCACCACTGCATGAAAAATTTGTTGGGCCTAAATGGAAAGAGGTAAAACACAACTCTGGAAATTGTTCATGAGCCAGTgatctgtgtctttgtgtgttttctctgcctAGAGGTTTCTTTTTATTAAGGATAGACCAAATATTAAACATGAATTATTTTCTGATTCAGATCATTCAACAGACGTTGACTCacagtaaatgttttctgtaattCGGTGTGAGGCAAGTAATACATTTTCCTCATCTTAACTACATTTCAAAAGTCTCATCCTTTTGGTCACTTGCTCAGTTCCTCCTCTTAGATTCATTTCAGGTAGGCATAAATTGACATTGTAAGAGTGATTTCAGAATAAGGAACAGCAGAAATTGGTgattaatgtttaaaatgaataaactaaaGATGAAAAGCATCATTTGTTAGTCCAGTTTGATTACTGTAAATAACCTTAAATGTACCAGATTAACACTTCCTTAAGTTCCATTTCATTTTAGTCACAAGGAGATACCAGATATAAACTAAGGGATGGGACCATTCTTATAGACAGGATGTATCATGCTAcatctttttgtcttttgtgaaaGTTTGGATTTCTCAGCTTGCTTGCAAATCCCACTGTGCACTGTCTTCAACCAGGTGGTTAACCCGTACTATCTTCGCGTGCGGAGAAGGAATCCAGTGACGGGACTACAGACAAAAATGAGCCTGCAACTGTACCAGGTTGATAGCAGGACCTACCTCCTTGACTTCCGTAGCATAGATGGTATGTTATGTGTCCTTTTCATATCCATCCTCCAAAATGTCAAATACTATGCACATCagtttaaatgcattaatttctGTTAGATGTGAAAATCCATAACTGTTAATTCTGAATTGGActtatgtaaatgttatttgcACTTGTattagtgttaaaaaaaaaagtctcaaccACAGTGTAGCAATCTTAAAGGGGGAAGActggagaatttaaaaaaaaaaaaaaaaaaaaaaaaaaaaaacccacttctcactttctgctgctttatttctgtttctgcctCAGATGAAATCATAGAGGCTAAGTCTGGGACTGCAACTCCTCACCGCTCAGGCTCCGTTGGGAACTACAGAACGACACTGAAGAATGAGGGGGAGGGAGGCGAGGCCAAACCTGACGTGTCCGTCAAAGGATCAGATGGCTCCTTGGCATCGTCACTCACATCTTCAGTTGACTCGGCTGCAGGAGACACGCTTCCTAGACCGGGGAGTCACACTATAGAATTCTTTGAGATGTGTGCAAATCTTATAAAACTTCTTGCACGATAATTTTCAGTTAGCCTTCGAGTGTCTTTAAGCAATAAGCATGCAACCGTTTCATGGCTCCATTCATTTCCACATGGATGAGCTAGTTGATCCATGGCACTGATGCAGCCTTGCTGAATAGATTAGGCaaactgggggtgggggaacaTTCTTTGAATGAGAATTGCAAAGCCACTttatagtgtgtttttttttttatatatttttttttttttaatttccaaaatTGTTACAGAAGTCTATCATAGCTGAATATCCCCtgaacacatttaaacaaatgttcCACCCATTTTATTATAAGCTCAATATGCTTACTTTGCTGTACTGTATTCAGTGGTGTTGATTCCCTGTTTTATAGATGAATAAACAAAGCAAATTTTACCTGCTGACTTGTAACACAAGCAATTGCACAAATTTCTTGTACCTGCTGTTCAAAATTTCCATTTGGATAATATCAGTCTGGTGCAGCACAATGAGCTGCATGTTCATCTTAAGATGGAAAAGGTGGGGGGATACCAATGAAAAGTAGATTTTTAATGAATGACGTTAGATGGCATTTTTCACTTTGGAAAGTAGCTGAAGTCATATGACCCTATGTTTTTGTTATGtaaagaatatatatttatcaGTGCATTTAAATGCAATCTTAGATTTTTCTACCCCCCACATTATTTTGCTGGATTATATTTTATTCCATATACTGTTTGAGTCCAtttctaaattttattttacttacaGCTACTTCGTTAAACACTTGAATCATTCCATCTTATCTTTTTCGAAATGCTTAAAATTTGACTTAAGATGCATTCTTAGAAGTTTGGAGATCTGTTTTTGGTCATATTTGTGATGCATTTGTCTGTAATTTTCCTGTAGCTCTATGGCTCAACAAACATTGTACTGATGAAAAGCTTAATGCTTTTATGATGATGGGGttcattgtttcttttaataCAGAGAGAATTAAGTCCTATTACCACTTATGGTAGAACAGCAATAGGTATAATGTGCAAATTGATgtagaaaagtgaagaaaattcagATTGAGGAAATTGCAAaggaaagggtttttttttttttttttttttttttcttttttctcccccttcccCACTGAAGGTGGGGTTtcttgtacaggcagtccctggttTATGAACAagttccattcctaagtctGTTCCTAtgagatttacgtcgctttggagaaaagcgcctgctaaatgagaaaatgtaagcTAGGTACGGTTCATATGTAATgccagttagtcaaatgttttaGTATAGTGTGCccttctatgcataaaaaaagaaGCACTTCCAGAGACActaaaacattaaca encodes the following:
- the prkaa1 gene encoding 5'-AMP-activated protein kinase catalytic subunit alpha-1, with protein sequence MATDKQKHEGRVKIGHYILGDTLGVGTFGKVKVGQHELTKHQVAVKILNRQKIRSLDVVGKIRREIQNLKLFRHPHIIKLYQVISTPTDIFMVMEYVSGGELFDYICKNGKLDEKESRRLFQQIISAVDYCHRHMVVHRDLKPENVLLDAQMNAKIADFGLSNMMSDGEFLRTSCGSPNYAAPEVISGRLYAGPEVDIWSSGVILYALLCGTLPFDDDHVPTLFKKICDGIFFTPQYLNPSVINLLKHMLQVDPMKRATIKEIREDEWFKQDLPKYLFPEDPSYSNTVIDDEALKEVCEKFECTEEEVLTCLYNRNHQDPLAVAYHLIIDNRRIMSEAKDFYLASSPPESFLDDHQLAATKPHPERVPFLVAEVPPRPRHTLDELNPQKSKHQGVRRAKWHLGIRSQSRPNDIMSEVCRAMKQLDYEWKVVNPYYLRVRRRNPVTGLQTKMSLQLYQVDSRTYLLDFRSIDDEIIEAKSGTATPHRSGSVGNYRTTLKNEGEGGEAKPDVSVKGSDGSLASSLTSSVDSAAGDTLPRPGSHTIEFFEMCANLIKLLAR